A genomic region of Apteryx mantelli isolate bAptMan1 chromosome 12, bAptMan1.hap1, whole genome shotgun sequence contains the following coding sequences:
- the MST1 gene encoding hepatocyte growth factor-like protein — protein sequence MQAALGLLLALAMALGSGQRSPLNDFQRLRATELLAAPAGPLPPPPPERRPVEQCAQRCAASPACRAFHHDRQSRLCQLLPWTQHSPHVQLQKNIHYDLYQKKGYLQECIVAEGAGYRGTRAVTEKGLTCQHWRATTPHDHRFLPSLRNGLEENYCRNPDRDKRGPWCYTVDPNVRHQSCGIKKCEDAVCMTCNGEDYRGSVDHTESGTECQRWDLQHPHKHPYHPDKYPDKGLDDNFCRNPDGSERPWCYTTDPEREREFCQIRVCTEKRPRPGNVTTGCFKGKGEGYRGRVNVTVSGVPCQRWDAQTPHKHHFVPEKYPCKDLQENYCRNPDGSEAPWCFTTRPTLRVAFCFQIQRCADELGAQDCYHGHGELYHGHISKTRKGITCQQWSAQKPHVPMISPINHPEAHLEENYCRNPDNDSHGPWCYTMDPRTPFDYCAMKPCAGDKVPSVLENADAVAFEQCGRRDERLQRKGRIVGGQPGNSPWTVSIRNRAGVHFCGGSLVKEQWVISTRQCFSSCDADLSGYEVQLGTLFKDPGPEDPDKQTIPIVHIVCGPSESHLVLLKLARPAVLNKRVALICLPPERYVVPAQTVCEIAGWGETRGTADGSVLNVAKLPVWSNAECNAVLRGRVKESELCTAPLRVSVGACEGDYGGPLACLTHDCWVLEGVITPSRVCARTDQPALFIRVSLYVDWIHKVMKMI from the exons atgcaggccgcgctggggctcctgctcgCCCTGGCCATGGCCCTGGGCTCAG GCCAGCGCTCGCCCCTCAACGACTTCCAGCGCCTGCGAGCCACGGAGCTGCTGGCGGCGCCCGCAggccccctgccgccgccgccgccggagcggcGCCCCGTGGAGCAGTGCGCCCAGCGCTgcgccgccagcccggcctgccg GGCCTTTCACCATGACCGGCAGAGCCGACTGTGCCAGCTGCTGCCCTGGACCCAGCACTCGCCCCACGTCCAGCTGCAGAAAAACATCCACTACGACCTCTACCAGAAGAAAG GCTACCTGCAGGAGTGCATCGTGGCGGAGGGCGCCGGCTACCGCGGCACGCGGGCCGTGACGGAGAAGGGCCTCACCTGCCAGCACTGGCGAGCGACGACTCCCCACGACCACAG GTTCCTGCCCTCCCTGCGCAACGGGCTGGAGGAGAATTACTGCCGAAACCCCGACAGGGACAAGCGGGGCCCTTGGTGTTACACCGTCGACCCCAACGTCCGGCACCAGAGCTGCGGCATCAAGAAGTGCGAGGACG CTGTCTGCATGACCTGCAACGGGGAGGACTACCGGGGCTCCGTGGACCACACCGAGTCAGGCACCGAGTGCCAGCGCTGGGACCTGCAGCACCCGCACAAGCACCCCTACCACCCAGACAA GTACCCCGACAAGGGCCTGGATGACAACTTCTGCCGCAACCCCGACGGCTCCGAGCGGCCCTGGTGCTACACGACAGACCCTGAGCGGGAGCGCGAGTTTTGCCAAATCCGTGTCTGCA CAGAGAAGCGCCCGCGGCCCGGCAACGTCACCACCGGCTGCTTCAAAGGGAAGGGCGAAGGCTACCGGGGCCGTGTGAACGTCACTGTGTCGGGGGTCCCCTGCCAGCGCTGGGACGCCCAGACGCCCCACAAGCACCACTTCGTGCCCGAGAAGTACCCGTGCAA GGACCTGCAGGAGAACTACTGCCGCAACCCCGATGGCTCCGAGGCCCCATGGTGCTTCACCACCCGGCCCACCTTGCGCGTGGCCTTCTGCTTCCAGATCCAGCGCTGCGCTGATGAGCTGGGTGCCCAAG ACTGCTACCACGGCCACGGAGAGCTGTACCACGGCCACATCAGCAAGACACGCAAGGGCATCACGTGCCAGCAGTGGTCGGCGCAGAAGCCCCACGTGCCCAT GATCTCGCCCATCAACCACCCCGAGGCACACCTGGAGGAGAATTACTGCCGCAACCCCGATAACGACAGCCACGGCCCCTGGTGCTACACCATGGACCCCCGCACGCCCTTCGACTACTGTGCCATGAAGCCCTGCG CTGGGGACAAGGTACCGTCTGTCCTGGAGAACGCAG ATGCCGTGGCGTTCGAGCAGTGCGGCAGGCGGGACGAGCGGCTGCAGCGAAAAGGGCGCATCGTTGGGGGGCAGCCCGGCAACTCGCCCTGGACCGTCAGCATCCGAAACCG GGCCGGCGTGCACTTCTGCGGGGGATCCCTGGTGAAGGAGCAGTGGGTCATCAGTACACGGCAGTGCTTCTCCTCCTG CGACGCGGACCTGTCAGGCTACGAGGTCCAACTGGGAACTCTCTTCAAGGACCCTGGCCCTGAGGACCCCGATAAACAAACCATCCCCATCGTCCACATTGTGTGTGGCCCCTCCGAGTCCCACCTGGTGCTGCTGAAGCTGGCGAG GCCGGCCGTGCTGAACAAGCGGGTGGCTCTGATCTGCCTGCCGCCTGAGCGCTACGTCGTGCCCGCGCAGACCGTGTGCGAGATTGCTGGCTGGGGGGAAACCAGAG gcaCTGCGGACGGCTCCGTGCTCAACGTGGCCAAGCTGCCCGTGTGGTCCAACGCAGAGTGCAATGCAGTGCTGCGTGGGCGTGTGAAGGAGAGCGAGCTGTGCACTGCCCCACTGCGTGTCAGTGTGGGGGCCTGCGAG GGAGATTATGGGGGGCCCCTGGCCTGCCTCACACATGACTGCTGGGTGCTGGAGGGGGTGATCACCCCATCCCGCGTGTGCGCCCGGACCGACCAGCCTGCCCTCTTCATCCGTGTCTCACTCTACGTGGACTGGATCCATAAGGTCATGAAGATGATCTGA